Sequence from the Elusimicrobiota bacterium genome:
CCCCTGAAATGCCCCTGCCGAAACTGTCCACACATAATATCTGAAAGTTTTTCAACAGTTATATATGTCAGATAATTTTCGGGATACATAACTTCCAGCTTCGGGGCGAAAATGATATCAACTCTTTCGTTTCGGCAAATTGCGACATCTTTTTTAAACGACCTCGGATACCTTGTAAAATCCTCGTCAGGTGTGAACTGTGTCGGATTAACAAAAATGCTAACCACAACAATATCGTTTTCTTTTCGTGCACGATGAATTAACGAAATATGACCTTGATGTAATGCACCCATCGTTGGCACAAAACCGATTAGCTTTTTTTGTTGTTTGAGCCTTTTTATAATATCCTGGACTTGCTTCGGTTTTTGTATAATTTTCATAAGTATTTTACAAAAAAACTACCAACTTTCTTTTCATATTCAACCGGATTTTTGCTGTGTGATTCCATATGGTCTGCATTGGGAACAATCCATATTTCTTTTGGCTCACCAGCAAGATTATACAATTTTTTGCATTCGTCAACTGGAATTCGGTCGTCATTCTCACCGTGAATAAAAAATACAGGACGCGGCGAGATTTTAGAAACAAAATAAATTGCTGAAAATTCGTCGGGATTAAACCCAAGTCGTAATCTCGTAAATAATAATGTTATCGGTATAAATGGGTATTTAGGAATCTTATAAAAAAGTTTGGCATACCTTGCAACAATATAATTAAAACTGGAAAATGCTGAATCAACAACAACCGTTTCTATACGACTATCAGTTGCCGCAGTAAGTATTGCAACTGCACCACTCATTGAAATACCATAAACACCTATTTTATTAGATTGTGCTGGTTTTGTTTTTTTGAGATATTCAATCGCACAAGACAAATCTAACGATTCCAGTTTCCCAAGTGATGAAACGGTTCCACCACTAGCACCGTGATTCCTGAAATCAAAATACAACAGATTAAACCCACTTTTCAACAGATACATCGTAGACGGCAAAACATCAGATTTATTCGCACCCCAACCGTGACAGATGATTATCGTCCTATCAGATTTTGGTTCAGCGTAAATAAACCAGCCATAGATTTTTATACCATCAGTTGTGTTAAATTCTATATCTTCAAATTTTAACCCAAAATTTTTAGGGCTAATCTCAAGTGCAAGCCGAGTAACCTTCATTATCAATGATGATGAAAACCAGCCCCAAATCAATACTACCAGAACAACAAAAACCAAGATATTAAAAACCATCGGGATTTTCAAAAACAGGATTTTTTTTAGCCGCATTTTGATTACGAGCTTGTTTCAACAATCTAATTATACAAAAAATAAAAAAATTGTAAATAAACAGATAAATTTGTAAATGGTAGGTTTATAATATAAGATTTAAAAATGTGGCAGACAGAAATGCGACAAGCAAAACAATAATAACTATTGAAAATCGGGTCAAGTACATTGTTCAGCAAACTTTCACCGAGGAATCTGACAATTGCAAATGTCAAAACAAGAACAATCAATGCAACAGGGATACCGGTTAATGGCTTTATTGTCAAATCGCCAAGCCGTTCAAGAAAAGTATGATGTCTGTGAAATGTTTTTTGAACTGCTTCAATGATATTACCGATAACGCACCATTTATTTTCTGTTTCGTATTCAAAATTGCTGATTTTTGCATTTTTCAAATTTGAGACCAATTCTTTTAAGCCCTCACCTGTTACAGCACAAGTCGGAATAACAGTGACACCAAAAATTTCTTCAAGTTTTTTGGCATCTATGGAAATCCCTGTATGTTTCGTCTCATCCCAGAAATTAAGCACTATTAGTGTCGGAACCTTTTTTTTAAGTATTTGCAAGGTCAGGTTCAGATTCCTTTCAAGATTGGTTGAATCAACGATATTTATTATAATGTCTCCTCTCCCACCTTCTTTGAGCATTTCAACTGCGACCTCTTTCGCTTTTGAGGTTGCATCAAGCGTATATGTTCCAGGAACATCTATAACCTCGTACTTTTCATCACTGATTTTCAGATAGCCCTTTGTGAATTCAACCGTAGTTCCCGGATAATTGGAAGCAATGACATTTATACCGGTCAGGTGAGAAAAAATTACGCTTTTACCGACATTAGGAT
This genomic interval carries:
- a CDS encoding FeoB small GTPase domain-containing protein → MRKILLMGNPNVGKSVIFSHLTGINVIASNYPGTTVEFTKGYLKISDEKYEVIDVPGTYTLDATSKAKEVAVEMLKEGGRGDIIINIVDSTNLERNLNLTLQILKKKVPTLIVLNFWDETKHTGISIDAKKLEEIFGVTVIPTCAVTGEGLKELVSNLKNAKISNFEYETENKWCVIGNIIEAVQKTFHRHHTFLERLGDLTIKPLTGIPVALIVLVLTFAIVRFLGESLLNNVLDPIFNSYYCFACRISVCHIFKSYIINLPFTNLSVYLQFFYFLYN
- a CDS encoding alpha/beta hydrolase, with protein sequence MRLKKILFLKIPMVFNILVFVVLVVLIWGWFSSSLIMKVTRLALEISPKNFGLKFEDIEFNTTDGIKIYGWFIYAEPKSDRTIIICHGWGANKSDVLPSTMYLLKSGFNLLYFDFRNHGASGGTVSSLGKLESLDLSCAIEYLKKTKPAQSNKIGVYGISMSGAVAILTAATDSRIETVVVDSAFSSFNYIVARYAKLFYKIPKYPFIPITLLFTRLRLGFNPDEFSAIYFVSKISPRPVFFIHGENDDRIPVDECKKLYNLAGEPKEIWIVPNADHMESHSKNPVEYEKKVGSFFVKYL